The genomic segment GGCGGGAGAAACAATAGTTGATTGCACTATCGGCGGCGGAGGGCACGCTGCCGCAATCCTCAAGCAGATAGTGCCGGGAGGTAAACTGCTCGGGATAGATCGGGACCAGGAGGCAATTGAAGCCGCCTCCAAGAACCTCGCTGACTATTCCGACAACCTAATTCTCGTTAAAGGGAATTATGCTGACTTGCTAGCAATCGCAGAGAGAGCAGGCATAGATGCGGCTGATGGCATACTATTCGACCTAGGGGTTTCATCTATGCAGCTTGAAGCCGCAGAGCGAGGCTTTAGCTTTAGATACAATGCTCCGCTCGACATGCGAATGGATACGGCTCAGCGACTGACAGCCAAAGAGATTGTGAACTCTCTTTCCGAGCGTCGCTTAGCCGAGACAATATGGAAATACGGCGAGGAACGCTGGGCAAAAAGAATAGCTAAGTTCATTGTAAACCGAAGACAGCGACGTCCTATCGAAACGACCTTCGAGCTGGTTGAAACAATCTTGGCGGCAATGCCTGCGGGTGCAAGGCCTACCAGCATCCATCCGGCAACTCGCACGTTTCAGGCGCTAAGAATTGCAGTTAATCGCGAGTTGGAATCACTTCAAGAAGGTTTGGAAGCCGCTATCCAGCTCCTTAAAAGCGGCGGCAGGCTGGTCGTCTTAAGCTATCATTCGCTCGAAGACAGAATCGTAAAAGACACTTTCGGAAAGCACATTGGCAGATGCATTTGCCCGCCAGGACTGCCGGTATGCGCCTGCGGAGCAAAAAAGGATATCGAGATTCTTACAAAGCGACCAGTGACGCCGTCTGAGGAAGAGATTCGAACAAATCCTCGGGCTAGGAGTGCAAAACTCCGTGCAGCAAAAAAATTGTAGCTATGAATATTAGCATGGACGGGGAAGTCTAAGCGACCGCTTTAAAAGCAGAACGCAGGCCTCCCATTACATAAGTTTTCACCACATGGGGAGAGGTGGCTAAAATGTTGGCACAAAAGAGACACGAAGTCCGTTATGAAATTGCTCCGAAAACCAGAAGGCGAAAGCGCAAAGGGTTACTAGGATTGCTACTCAGCAACCCTATGGTGGCAATCCTTGTGATAGCAGCAACATGCTTCGGTGTTTTGACGGTCTACGTAAGCGCGTACGCCAAAGTTGCAAAACAGGGATACGAGAAATCAGACCTACAATCTTATCTTAAGACGCTTAAAATCGAAAACCAGGAGCTAAGGGTTCAAAGAGATATTCTTCGACAACCGGACAGAATTACGAAACTCGCCATTGAAAATGGGATGGTGCCAGCCCAGCAAATGGCTTATGTTCAGTGCCCTACGCGTGAGCTTTGGTTGGCGGAGAATACTACAGGTCGCGAAGCAAGATAGACCAGCAGGCTAACACCAACCCTATTTATTGCTCTCCCAAAAACCAGCTCATGATTCGCAAAGTCATGAGCTGGTATTCTTGTAAAGTTCTCATGAAGCACAACATGAGGGGTGGCTGAATTGAGACGCCAAATACTCTTCGAACGGTGTGTACAGTGCAGGTTGCGGATGCTTTTCTAT from the Armatimonadota bacterium genome contains:
- the rsmH gene encoding 16S rRNA (cytosine(1402)-N(4))-methyltransferase RsmH codes for the protein MTEFHVPVMLAEVLRFLDPRAGETIVDCTIGGGGHAAAILKQIVPGGKLLGIDRDQEAIEAASKNLADYSDNLILVKGNYADLLAIAERAGIDAADGILFDLGVSSMQLEAAERGFSFRYNAPLDMRMDTAQRLTAKEIVNSLSERRLAETIWKYGEERWAKRIAKFIVNRRQRRPIETTFELVETILAAMPAGARPTSIHPATRTFQALRIAVNRELESLQEGLEAAIQLLKSGGRLVVLSYHSLEDRIVKDTFGKHIGRCICPPGLPVCACGAKKDIEILTKRPVTPSEEEIRTNPRARSAKLRAAKKL